A single window of Bordetella genomosp. 11 DNA harbors:
- a CDS encoding sensor histidine kinase, producing MLAPLFLLWPMSVAITYVVAQNIADVPYDRALAGHLRVLARQVHTVDGKTVLDMTDPVRGMLRGNDTDSVFWLVLDGHGRYLGGDRELPLPKGVDVAAPGAVRYEDSTLRGFAIRLAYTRVDAGAAGETPPLLIVAETAERRAQLANDIIKGVIIPQFIVLPIAVLLVWFGLSRGVAPLNALQQRLRARRPDDLSPIDERATPSEIAPLVAAINDLLERLSATVQTQRRFVADAAHQLKTPLAGLRTQAELALRDASPDEMQTSLRHLVAGSERATRLVNQLLLLARAENPATIGMAATDLNGLAREQTIVWAPQALAIGIDLGFEEAGRPVPIAGNAILLAELLNNLVDNALRYTPRGGRVTVRVRALPAAALLEVEDSGPGIPPDERERVFDRFYRVLGTPAEGSGLGLAIVREIAQKHGATVELADNPSPGSSQRGLRISVRFPNNLQLET from the coding sequence ATGCTGGCGCCGCTGTTCCTGCTATGGCCCATGAGCGTGGCGATCACCTACGTGGTCGCACAGAATATCGCCGACGTGCCCTACGATCGCGCGCTTGCCGGCCACCTGCGCGTACTCGCGCGACAGGTCCATACCGTCGACGGCAAAACGGTGCTGGACATGACGGACCCGGTGCGCGGCATGCTGCGCGGCAACGACACCGACAGCGTTTTCTGGCTCGTGCTGGACGGGCACGGCCGCTACCTGGGCGGCGACCGGGAGCTACCGCTGCCCAAGGGCGTGGACGTCGCGGCGCCCGGCGCCGTGCGGTACGAGGACAGCACGCTGCGCGGCTTCGCCATCCGCCTGGCCTATACCCGGGTCGACGCGGGCGCGGCGGGGGAAACCCCGCCCCTGCTTATCGTCGCGGAAACCGCCGAACGGCGCGCGCAATTGGCCAACGACATCATCAAAGGCGTCATCATTCCGCAATTCATCGTGCTGCCCATCGCCGTCCTGCTGGTATGGTTCGGGCTGTCGCGCGGGGTGGCGCCCTTGAATGCCCTGCAACAACGCCTGCGGGCACGCAGGCCCGACGATCTATCGCCCATCGATGAACGTGCCACGCCGAGCGAAATCGCGCCCCTGGTAGCGGCGATCAACGATTTGCTGGAACGCCTGTCGGCCACCGTTCAGACGCAGCGCCGCTTCGTTGCCGACGCGGCGCACCAGTTGAAGACGCCGCTGGCGGGCCTGCGGACGCAGGCGGAACTGGCCCTGCGCGATGCCAGCCCGGACGAAATGCAGACCAGCCTGCGCCACTTGGTGGCCGGGTCCGAACGCGCCACGCGCCTGGTCAACCAGTTGCTGCTGCTCGCGCGGGCCGAAAACCCGGCAACCATAGGCATGGCGGCGACCGACCTGAACGGCCTTGCGCGGGAGCAAACCATCGTGTGGGCGCCGCAGGCCCTGGCGATCGGCATTGACCTGGGATTCGAGGAGGCCGGCCGGCCGGTGCCCATCGCGGGCAACGCGATCCTGCTGGCCGAGCTGCTGAACAATCTGGTGGACAATGCGTTGCGCTACACACCGCGCGGCGGTCGGGTAACCGTGCGGGTGCGCGCCTTGCCCGCCGCCGCGCTGCTGGAAGTCGAGGATTCCGGCCCGGGCATCCCGCCGGACGAGCGGGAACGCGTTTTCGACCGCTTCTACCGGGTGTTGGGCACGCCGGCCGAGGGCAGCGGCCTGGGCCTGGCCATCGTGCGGGAAATCGCGCAAAAGCATGGCGCGACAGTGGAGCTCGCCGACAACCCTTCGCCGGGCAGCAGCCAGCGAGGCTTGAGGATCAGCGTCCGTTTCCCCAACAATTTACAACTAGAAACATAA
- a CDS encoding recombination-associated protein RdgC, whose protein sequence is MWFKNLKIYRLSPSWALKDDQLEQALAKFAYQGGNTLEMQSLGWIPTRENGGLVHTVNGQMLLTLRAEKKLLPATVVNQVAKARAQEIEEQQGYKPGRKQMKEIKERVTDELLPKAFSIYRDTRVWIDPANRWLVIDAAASAKADEVLGLLAKSIDPFPLESLYVVQSPAAAMTGWLAEDEAPANFSIDQDTELRASGESRAAIRYVKHTIDADDVRRHIQSGKQCTRLAMTWADRVSFVLTESLDVKRIAPLDVLKENSDSMAQNDDEKFDSDMALMTGELAKLMAELVDALGGEKRD, encoded by the coding sequence ATGTGGTTCAAGAATCTAAAGATCTACCGCCTTTCCCCGTCCTGGGCCTTGAAGGACGACCAGCTGGAGCAAGCCCTGGCCAAGTTCGCCTACCAGGGTGGCAATACGCTGGAAATGCAAAGCCTGGGTTGGATACCGACACGTGAAAACGGCGGGCTGGTGCATACCGTCAACGGCCAGATGCTGCTGACCCTGCGCGCCGAAAAGAAGCTGCTGCCCGCCACCGTCGTCAATCAGGTCGCGAAGGCGCGGGCCCAGGAAATCGAAGAGCAGCAGGGCTACAAGCCGGGCCGCAAGCAAATGAAGGAAATCAAGGAACGGGTCACCGACGAACTCCTGCCCAAAGCCTTCAGCATCTACCGCGACACGCGCGTCTGGATCGATCCGGCCAACCGCTGGCTGGTGATCGACGCGGCGGCCTCGGCCAAGGCGGACGAAGTGCTGGGCCTGCTGGCCAAGTCGATCGACCCATTCCCGCTGGAAAGCCTGTACGTCGTGCAATCGCCGGCAGCGGCGATGACGGGATGGCTGGCGGAAGACGAGGCCCCCGCCAATTTCAGCATCGACCAGGACACGGAACTGCGCGCCTCGGGTGAAAGCCGCGCCGCCATCCGCTATGTCAAGCACACCATCGATGCCGACGATGTGCGACGGCACATCCAGTCCGGCAAGCAATGCACCCGGCTGGCAATGACTTGGGCCGACCGTGTCTCTTTCGTGCTGACCGAATCGCTGGACGTCAAGCGCATCGCTCCGTTGGACGTGCTGAAGGAAAACAGCGATAGCATGGCCCAGAACGATGACGAGAAATTCGACAGCGACATGGCGCTGATGACGGGCGAACTCGCCAAGCTGATGGCCGAACTCGTGGACGCCCTGGGCGGCGAAAAACGCGACTGA
- a CDS encoding response regulator has product MRILIAEDDSILADGLSRSLRHNGYAVDAVRDGMAADLALAAQAFDLLILDLGLPQLAGLEVLRRLRARNAQLPVLILTAADSIEQRVKGLDLGADDYMAKPFALSELEARVRALTRRGAGGGASLIRHGRLVFDQAGRVASVDDQPLDLSAREVGLLEILLMRSGRMVSKNQLVDHLCEWGDEVSTNAIEVYVHRLRKKLEPTGVRIMTVRGLGYCLERDHGAGELAH; this is encoded by the coding sequence ATGCGCATACTTATCGCCGAAGACGACAGCATTCTTGCCGACGGACTATCCCGTTCGCTGCGACACAACGGCTATGCCGTCGATGCCGTGCGCGACGGCATGGCCGCCGATCTGGCATTGGCCGCCCAGGCCTTCGACCTGCTGATTCTGGACCTGGGATTGCCGCAATTGGCCGGACTGGAAGTCCTGAGACGGCTGCGTGCGCGCAACGCCCAACTTCCGGTGCTTATTCTAACCGCCGCCGATAGCATCGAGCAGCGCGTCAAGGGGCTGGACCTGGGGGCGGACGACTACATGGCCAAGCCATTCGCCCTGTCCGAACTGGAGGCCCGCGTGCGGGCGCTGACGCGGCGCGGCGCTGGCGGCGGCGCCAGCCTGATCCGCCACGGCCGGCTGGTCTTCGACCAGGCGGGACGGGTGGCCTCGGTGGACGACCAGCCGCTGGACCTGTCCGCCCGCGAAGTCGGCCTGCTCGAAATCCTGCTCATGCGCAGCGGACGGATGGTAAGCAAGAATCAGCTGGTGGACCATCTGTGCGAATGGGGCGACGAAGTCAGCACCAATGCCATCGAAGTCTACGTACACCGCTTGCGCAAGAAACTGGAGCCGACCGGCGTCCGGATCATGACCGTGCGAGGGCTGGGCTATTGCCTGGAACGGGATCATGGCGCGGGCGAACTCGCACACTGA
- a CDS encoding MFS transporter yields MSTASMPRPGAVTATTPMTRNERKVIFASSLGTVFEWYDFYLYGSLAPIIALHFFSGVNPTAGFIFALLAFAAGFAVRPFGALVFGRLGDLVGRKYTFLVTIVIMGLSTFLVGILPTYGSIGIAAPALLIILRLLQGLALGGEYGGAATYVAEHAPMGRRGFYTSWIQTTATLGLFLSLLVILGVRSYSGETAFRDAWGWWRAPFLLSFVLLAISVWIRLQLSESPTFQRMKAEGKGSKAPISESFGQWKNLKIVILALLGLTAGQAVVWYTGQFYALFFLTQTLKVDANTANIMIAVALLIGTPFFVIFGALSDRIGRKPIIMAGCLIAAVTYFPIFQGLTHFANPALEKAQASAPVTVIADPATCSFQFNPVGTTSFTSSCDIVKSFLARNSVNYKNEAAPAGAVAKVRIGTDEFQSFDGKTMPPADFKVRAAELDKSLTAAIRGHGYPATADRAQSNDVMVVVLLTILVIYVTMVYGPIAAMLVEMFPTRIRYTSMSLPYHIGNGWFGGFLPPLAFAIVAATGNIYDGLWYPIIIAAMTLVIGTLFVRETKDVDLNKDM; encoded by the coding sequence ATGAGCACAGCTTCCATGCCGCGCCCGGGCGCCGTCACGGCCACGACGCCGATGACCCGCAACGAACGCAAGGTGATTTTCGCTTCGTCGCTGGGCACCGTTTTCGAATGGTATGACTTCTATCTCTACGGCTCGCTGGCGCCGATCATCGCCCTGCACTTCTTTTCCGGCGTCAATCCCACCGCCGGCTTCATTTTCGCCCTTCTCGCCTTCGCCGCCGGCTTTGCCGTCCGGCCCTTCGGCGCGCTGGTATTCGGCCGCCTGGGCGATTTGGTCGGCCGTAAATACACCTTCCTGGTCACGATCGTCATCATGGGCCTGTCGACCTTCCTGGTCGGCATACTACCCACCTACGGCTCGATCGGTATCGCGGCACCCGCGCTGCTGATCATCCTGCGGCTGCTGCAAGGCCTGGCGCTGGGCGGCGAATATGGCGGCGCGGCCACCTATGTGGCCGAACATGCGCCCATGGGACGCCGGGGCTTCTACACCAGTTGGATCCAGACCACCGCGACGCTCGGGCTGTTCCTGTCGCTGCTGGTGATCCTGGGCGTACGGTCCTACTCCGGCGAAACCGCCTTCCGCGATGCCTGGGGCTGGTGGCGCGCGCCCTTCCTGCTCTCTTTCGTACTGCTGGCGATCTCGGTGTGGATACGCCTGCAACTCAGCGAGTCGCCCACCTTCCAGCGGATGAAGGCGGAGGGCAAGGGATCCAAGGCTCCCATCAGCGAATCGTTCGGGCAGTGGAAGAACCTGAAGATCGTGATCCTGGCGCTGCTGGGCCTGACCGCCGGCCAGGCCGTGGTCTGGTACACGGGCCAGTTCTACGCGCTGTTCTTCCTGACGCAAACGCTGAAGGTGGATGCCAACACGGCCAACATCATGATCGCCGTGGCGCTACTGATCGGCACGCCCTTCTTCGTGATCTTCGGCGCCCTGTCCGACCGCATCGGCCGCAAACCCATCATCATGGCGGGATGCCTGATCGCGGCGGTGACGTACTTCCCGATCTTCCAGGGCTTGACGCACTTCGCCAACCCCGCGCTTGAAAAGGCGCAGGCTTCCGCGCCGGTAACGGTAATCGCCGATCCGGCCACGTGCTCGTTCCAGTTCAACCCGGTCGGCACCACGTCGTTCACGAGCAGTTGCGACATCGTCAAATCCTTCCTGGCGCGCAATTCCGTGAACTACAAGAACGAGGCGGCGCCGGCGGGAGCGGTCGCCAAGGTTCGTATCGGTACGGATGAGTTCCAGTCCTTCGACGGCAAGACGATGCCGCCGGCCGACTTCAAGGTGCGCGCGGCCGAACTCGATAAATCGCTGACGGCGGCCATTCGCGGCCACGGCTATCCCGCGACCGCCGATCGCGCGCAATCCAACGACGTCATGGTGGTCGTGCTGCTGACCATACTGGTGATCTACGTCACCATGGTCTACGGCCCGATCGCGGCAATGCTCGTCGAGATGTTCCCGACGCGGATCCGCTATACGTCGATGAGCCTGCCGTACCACATCGGCAACGGCTGGTTCGGCGGCTTCCTGCCGCCGCTGGCCTTCGCCATCGTGGCCGCCACCGGCAACATCTATGACGGCCTCTGGTATCCGATCATCATCGCGGCGATGACCCTGGTCATCGGCACACTGTTCGTGCGCGAAACCAAGGACGTCGATCTGAACAAGGACATGTAG
- a CDS encoding aspartate carbamoyltransferase gives MSISQQAFLRDAMRRLNLTRDVFAARIGVKRRALDTWLLPEGSQEFRAMPEVVERFVTEIVQNGDLREKYTQSTQNGPLRDRISVEGKHQLLSVDQFSRESVEDLFRIADMMQPIARRQKVSRVLEGAVLGNLFFEASTRTRVSFGSAFCRLGGSVCDTTGFTFSSMAKGESIYDTSRVMSGYVDAMVIRHPEKGSVAEFARATNIPVVNGGDGPGEHPSQALLDLYTILTEFSRLGKLLDGAHIAMVGDLKYGRTVHSLIKLLALYRGVKFTLISPPGLEMPGYIIEQAAKHDNVIEQKQSLAEGLPGADVIYATRVQKERFADEAQEGYAPDFQINRAIIDTYCGPETIVMHPLPRDSRPGANDLSVDLNHDPRLAIFRQTDNGIPIRMAIFAVLLGVEGLVQHSLRDVTWRHPSHVGPDDSAFHGLD, from the coding sequence ATGTCCATTTCCCAGCAAGCTTTCCTGCGCGATGCGATGCGTCGCCTCAACTTGACCCGCGACGTGTTCGCCGCCCGGATAGGGGTTAAGCGGCGTGCCTTGGACACCTGGCTGCTGCCGGAAGGGTCCCAGGAGTTCCGCGCGATGCCCGAAGTCGTCGAGCGATTCGTGACGGAGATCGTACAGAACGGCGACCTGCGAGAAAAGTATACGCAAAGCACGCAGAACGGGCCGTTGCGCGACCGCATCAGCGTGGAAGGCAAGCATCAACTGTTATCGGTGGACCAGTTTTCGCGCGAATCCGTGGAGGACCTGTTCCGGATCGCCGACATGATGCAGCCCATTGCGCGCCGGCAAAAGGTGTCGCGCGTGCTGGAAGGCGCCGTGCTGGGCAATCTGTTTTTCGAGGCCAGCACCCGCACACGGGTCAGTTTCGGTTCGGCATTCTGCCGGCTGGGCGGCTCGGTGTGCGACACGACGGGCTTCACATTTTCGTCCATGGCCAAGGGCGAATCGATCTACGACACCAGCCGCGTGATGAGCGGCTACGTCGACGCAATGGTTATCCGCCATCCCGAAAAGGGCTCGGTGGCGGAATTCGCCCGCGCGACCAATATTCCCGTCGTCAATGGCGGTGACGGCCCTGGCGAGCATCCCAGCCAGGCGCTGCTGGACCTGTACACCATCCTGACCGAGTTCTCGCGCCTGGGGAAATTGCTGGACGGCGCCCATATCGCGATGGTGGGCGACCTCAAGTACGGGCGTACCGTGCATTCGCTTATCAAGCTGCTGGCCCTGTACCGCGGCGTGAAGTTCACCCTGATTTCGCCGCCCGGGCTGGAAATGCCGGGCTACATCATCGAGCAGGCGGCCAAGCACGATAACGTCATCGAACAAAAGCAGTCGCTGGCCGAGGGGCTGCCTGGCGCGGATGTGATCTACGCGACGCGGGTACAGAAGGAACGCTTCGCCGATGAAGCGCAGGAAGGCTACGCGCCGGATTTCCAGATCAACCGCGCCATCATCGACACGTATTGCGGCCCCGAAACGATCGTGATGCATCCGCTGCCGCGCGATAGCCGCCCGGGCGCCAATGACCTCAGCGTGGACCTGAACCATGACCCCCGTCTGGCGATCTTCCGCCAGACGGACAACGGTATTCCGATCCGTATGGCGATATTCGCGGTGCTGCTGGGCGTGGAAGGGCTGGTGCAGCATTCTCTGCGCGACGTCACGTGGCGGCATCCCTCCCATGTCGGGCCGGACGATTCGGCCTTCCACGGACTGGATTGA
- the ligD gene encoding non-homologous end-joining DNA ligase: protein MAELVASGTSGKRPAKRTARRRATVSARGAAHGAATEAAHEAQVLGIDITHPDRELFRDPVVTKLDLARYYESVATFIMPHLADRRVALLRCPDGAEGECFFQKHMGEHLPAGVEHDGDMLVIRDIAGVIGLVQRGVIEFHTWGAQAPGSDKPDRLTFDLDPDPGMGWRQVADATRVLRELLRDLGLRPFLKTTGGKGLHVVVPVRATLGWEDVRRFCKGIAQELEDMQPEIFVASMSKAKRADRIFVDYLRNSDGATAVAAFSARARQGAPVSMPIPWEVLDAADDPRGDTFNVRNVPARIRAWGDDPWAGYDGARKALTAAMREKFSPAA, encoded by the coding sequence ATGGCAGAACTCGTGGCATCAGGCACATCCGGCAAGCGCCCGGCAAAGCGGACCGCGCGGCGTCGGGCCACCGTGAGCGCGCGGGGCGCCGCGCACGGCGCCGCAACGGAGGCGGCGCACGAGGCGCAAGTCCTGGGCATCGATATCACGCATCCGGATCGCGAGCTTTTCCGCGATCCCGTGGTGACCAAGCTCGATCTGGCGCGGTATTACGAGTCGGTCGCCACATTCATCATGCCGCATCTGGCGGACCGCCGCGTTGCCCTGTTGCGCTGCCCGGATGGAGCCGAGGGCGAATGCTTCTTCCAGAAGCATATGGGCGAACACCTGCCGGCCGGCGTCGAACACGATGGCGACATGCTGGTCATCCGGGACATCGCCGGGGTGATCGGGCTGGTGCAGCGCGGCGTGATCGAATTCCATACCTGGGGAGCCCAGGCGCCTGGCTCGGACAAACCGGACAGATTGACATTCGACCTCGACCCGGATCCGGGCATGGGGTGGCGCCAGGTCGCCGACGCGACGCGCGTGCTGCGCGAACTGCTGCGCGACCTGGGCCTGCGGCCTTTCTTGAAAACAACCGGCGGCAAGGGCCTGCATGTGGTGGTGCCGGTGCGGGCGACGCTGGGCTGGGAGGACGTGCGCCGCTTCTGTAAAGGAATCGCCCAGGAGCTCGAGGACATGCAGCCGGAGATTTTCGTGGCCAGTATGTCCAAGGCCAAGCGGGCCGATCGCATCTTCGTCGACTATCTGCGCAACAGCGACGGCGCGACCGCGGTCGCAGCGTTTTCCGCGCGCGCCCGCCAGGGCGCGCCGGTGTCCATGCCCATCCCCTGGGAGGTCCTCGATGCGGCCGACGATCCGCGCGGCGATACGTTCAACGTGCGCAATGTGCCGGCCCGGATACGGGCCTGGGGAGACGATCCCTGGGCGGGCTACGACGGCGCACGCAAGGCGCTGACGGCGGCGATGCGCGAGAAGTTCAGCCCGGCGGCGTAG